The following are encoded together in the Malaya genurostris strain Urasoe2022 chromosome 3, Malgen_1.1, whole genome shotgun sequence genome:
- the LOC131436945 gene encoding chymotrypsin-1-like: protein MIPQLIWTLLLLQVAYAAPTAADLSRIVNGTDASINDYPFMVSLRGSTGRHSCGGSILNENWILTAAHCVNYYTTPLLQSVQVGRTDVSSEIDESVYWIDDVIIHPFYDPSNSLIFDVALLKLKKSLVYDETIKPVQLPTEEYEELDESDLTVTLIGWGLNETDGVLPTTLQKVDYFVVPNEKCNNFHSDHVYPNQICAAIPEGGKGQCNGDSGGPLLHNGVQVGIVSWSRKPCTIAPYPGVLTKVSYFIKFIKETINA from the exons ATGATTCCACAACTTATCTGGACATTACTGTTACTTCAAGTAGCTTACG CTGCACCGACTGCAGCTGATTTGTCGAGGATCGTCAATGGCACGGATGCGTCCATCAATGATTATCCTTTCATGGTATCTTTGCGGGGCAGCACTGGCCGTCATTCCTGTGGTGGAAGTATTCTCAACGAAAACTGGATTCTGACAGCTGCACATTGCGTCAACTACTACACAACTCCTCTGTTGCAATCGGTTCAGGTTGGCAGAACGGATGTTTCATCAGAAATCGACGAGTCCGTTTATTGGATTGACGATGTAATCATTCATCCGTTTTACGATCCGAGTAATAGCCTTATCTTTGACGTGGCGTTGCTGAAACTGAAGAAATCGTTGGTTTATGACGAAACTATTAAACCGGTTCAACTTCCTACGGAAGAGTATGAGGAATTGGATGAATCCGATTTAACCGTAACCCTTATCGGATGGGGATTGAACGAAACGGATGGAGTTCTTCCTACCACCCTGCAGAAAGTTGACTACTTTGTAGTACCAAATGAAAAGTGCAACAATTTCCACAGCGATCACGTCTATCCGAATCAAATTTGTGCTGCCATACCTGAGGGCGGAAAAGGGCAGTGCAAT GGTGATTCCGGAGGTCCACTGTTACATAATGGAGTTCAAGTCGGCATTGTGTCATGGAGTAGAAAGCCTTGCACTATCGCGCCTTATCCAGGAGTGCTGACCAAAGTGTCATATTTCATCAAGTTCATCAAAGAAACTATAAACGCATGA